CCTTCCTTTCTCACGTACCGAGCAGTGATCTGGTAAAGCATGTTTTATGACATCAGCAAGAAATTCCGACATTTTTAAGTGATTTACACTCACATAGTCCAGAGAACACCCTGCACGAGAGACTTATTGCTGAAGTTCTTCCTGAGATACTCAGGAAAAGTAatgcaaaaaaagagaatctagTGATTTCTGCAAGAATGCTCTCCATGTGCTCCATGCATTAAGGAGGAGTTTCTCCCTGATCAAAGAGTCACAGCATTAAATCAGAAGATTTACCAGGGTTCCCTGTAAATCATGAGCTCAATTTGTGGCACATAGACACAAGTCAGATTCCCTTCCgctggaagagaagaacaatCTTGTCCCTGAGTTGCTTGGTTCTGAGCCCATAAATGATGGGGTTTAATGTGGGGGGCACCAGCAGGTAGAGGTTGCCCACCAGTATATGGACGTGCTGAGGGATGCTGTGTCCAAAGCGGTGGGTGAGAGTTGTGAATAGGGCAGGGACGTAAAACACAAGGATGACACAGACATGGGAGACACATGTGTTAAAGGCCTTGAGCTGTGTGTCTGAGGATGGCAGCTTCAGAATCTCCCGCACAATCATAGTGTAGGACACGGTGATCACAGCAATGTCAAAAGTTGCCACTGCAAATCCCACGAAGAGTCCATAAGCAGCATTGACTCTGGTGTCCTCACATACCAGCTTGACCACGGCCATGTGTTCACAGAAGGAATGGGAGATGACACGATGCTGGCAGAAGGCCTGCCTATGGAGCAGGAAGCATGCGGGACTCACCATGAGGACTCCAcgcagcagcaccaggctcccGAGAGCTGCCACCACCTGCGTGGAGAGGATGCTGGAGTGCCGCAGGGGATGGCAAATGGCAAAATAGCGATCCAAGGCCATGGCCATGAGCACGCCTGACTCCAGAATTGCGAAGCAGTGGACAAAGAACAACTGAACAAGGCAGGCAACAAAGCCAATCTCCTTGGAGCCCCGCCAGAAGATGGTGAGCATTTTGGGTAGCATGGATGTAGAGAGGACCAGGTCAGTGCAGGCCAGCATGGCCAGGAAGAGGTACATGGGCTCATGCAGGCTTGGCTCTGTCTTGATGANNNNNNNNNNNNNNNNNNNNNNNNNNNNNNNNNNNNNNNNNNNNNNNNNNNNNNNNNNNNNNNNNNNNNNNNNNNNNNNNNNNNNNNNNNNNNNNNNNNNNNNNNNNNNNNNNNNNNNNNNNNNNNNNNNNNNNNNNNNNNNNNNNNNNNNNNNNNNNNNNNNNNNNNNNNNNNNNNNNNNNNNNNNNNNNNNNNNNNNNNNNNNNNNNNNNNNNNNNNNNNNNNNNNNNNNNNNNNNNNNNNNNNNNNNNNNNNNNNNNNNNNNNNNNNNNNNNNNNNNNNNNNNNNNNNNNNNNNNNNN
The Numida meleagris isolate 19003 breed g44 Domestic line chromosome 1, NumMel1.0, whole genome shotgun sequence genome window above contains:
- the LOC110395057 gene encoding olfactory receptor 52R1-like, yielding MSSLNSTTASHPPTFLLLGIPGLEKEQFWIAFPFCITYALGVLGNIILLIVIKTEPSLHEPMYLFLAMLACTDLVLSTSMLPKMLTIFWRGSKEIGFVACLVQLFFVHCFAILESGVLMAMALDRYFAICHPLRHSSILSTQVVAALGSLVLLRGVLMVSPACFLLHRQAFCQHRVISHSFCEHMAVVKLVCEDTRVNAAYGLFVGFAVATFDIAVITVSYTMIVREILKLPSSDTQLKAFNTCVSHVCVILVFYVPALFTTLTHRFGHSIPQHVHILVGNLYLLVPPTLNPIIYGLRTKQLRDKIVLLFQRKGI